The Rubrobacter tropicus nucleotide sequence CGAGGCGGACGCCCGCAGGGCCGAGTTGTGGGAAGAGGCTGCCGAGCGGCAACGGCTCCTCGCCGAGGCCGTCGCCGAGGGCGAAGGCGACCGGGCGTCCATCGAAGAGATGACCAAGCAGCAGCGGGTAGTCTTCGTCCTGCACAGGGAAGACCTTACCGGCACGCTGGAAGACTTCGCCGGCGAGGGTGATCGCCTGGTGAAGGTGGTGCCCGGAAAGGGCGACTTCGGCGGCGGGCGGGGAATCGAGGGCATCAAGGGCTCGTGGCTAGTGTTCGAGGCTCCTGAATAGGGGAGCGCCGGATGCGGTAGCCGGGGAGCGGATAGGGAACTTCGAACAAGGGGGCACGGCCTTGGCGAAAACCAGGTGGAGCGAACTGAGCGACAGAGAGAAAACCGCGGTCCTGACGGTAGGTTCGGTCCAGATCTCGCTGCTCCTGACGGCCCTCGCGGACATCTACCGGCGTCCGGCGGGGGAGATCCGGGGCAACAAATGGGCGTGGGTGGCCGTCTCCTTCGTCAACTTCATAGGCCCGATCTCCTACTTCACGTTCGGGCGCAAGCGGTGAAGTAGACTCAAGGAAAGACCCCGGATCTGCCGATGCTCCGGCGCGCGCGTCCGACCTCGAAAGGACGTACCACGTGAACAAGGATTACCGGCGCCGCAAGAGAACATTGGGCGTCTTCCTGGCAGCGGGCGTACTGGGCTTCGTCGCCGTCCTATTGTGCGTTCGTCTCTACGGAGAGTACCGCTGGAACGCCGGCACAAGGGAACTGCGCGGCCAACTGGACGCGGCCAAAGAGTCCATCCGGCCTCAGACGGTGGACTTCGACGAATTGGAAAGGTTGCCTGCGCCGGTCCAGCGCTACTTGGGCCGGGTGCTCGAAGAGGGCCAGCCGATGGTGGCCGAAGCAAGCG carries:
- a CDS encoding PLD nuclease N-terminal domain-containing protein, with the translated sequence MAKTRWSELSDREKTAVLTVGSVQISLLLTALADIYRRPAGEIRGNKWAWVAVSFVNFIGPISYFTFGRKR